One Danio rerio strain Tuebingen ecotype United States chromosome 9, GRCz12tu, whole genome shotgun sequence genomic region harbors:
- the akap11 gene encoding A-kinase anchor protein 11 isoform X2, whose translation MDACARIRGIPIKSRATMKKETIREGSNPCLKSLLKHKKELCNVVVELHNKEPQCLSEVHYVCLPSHAEGEDFTLQALTSLSTEMMELLRSLHVHNLKDEEILLLKDPKRPFERKDSVSQACSRALCILRHSPTSQTNVCTMLGLLARYSAGIRYALELQVLHRGNSESCQAEDDDTNQSVSSIEEDFVTALEHLEEDDTGSHGHRNQRDVASQTVPSHLKDLTGSHIILSSIPKKSSRREKAQAKVSETVIKSIAFQRNSESPCVLGSPPKGRATATSLTESDDSDCSSPSPIIFLDEVGYQKSLKAKLDIPKIPVLKDGVEDSDSEVSEFFDSFDQFDELDQSFDSIVKAHKEHPGQTEKHVDKSGCKFVSRGCSTTGMNPHKFDHRTLPANVKKPTPLKPGSPYSIQSDSPESPRLARTPCEESGPLFSPVRSSAFSPLGEGGSLEYFWKGDSEGSELRKPQDLCSLYKTYSDFANSLSKEILGSVCGYSSPVDFNINKNLSCVCHKEFQNTNGHLMKLSDIQETVTITKSQSQSLKDGIQKFATDLVERSLGSALRDLQKGVSSCTTTLCHMAARLTSSVFQMAFHEIGMRHAYVLKERAINGLANFLVGEAISGALKEFLFVKKQIFNNTVTRFAADLAEELVFEGIMEVCQFSHPSTPLTPSDWSFEQEEEVVSSYASDLSESVLQEAFIELSQADVTFTTQAAISVSVDNICYVSAEDSSHITKTCSSQSSYLGSQIVTEVANQEQGGCTVKKALYCVSGMASCVPVPVAGKVISHVHSSDEPSQYKHSIDHVCQTSPKRTICCQGEAASSSSDISATTQTETSPGPARIQNASVEEIVSSPSTENDSSKPSIGKTFQNFSGNMVDTIVGEAFDLMHSSTKVKKKVEDCADFLNKTIAARISTPTHGVVKLNDVSGQKGCHQTPFHLTSKGSCDTSSRTVRPVSKLTPEVRSVARRDVLEVPSFEFHSCGGRRAAAEDSLSSNSGSKSVEIPSTPPSSPQQPSDEHSEKQIRQFSKKLKGTLAKEFSPATPPPTPYYPPVTDVKEKGSVSDKADFMLKLIRSLSEEAVSNEDEEEDQEDGPHTRNSQEKMSPSVRSRMIERSALHYAERLACHIVSMATEMDTLSLGDVKKPVGDESKDSIALHSAQFSEQTLNSLWTYAGEVAGEVINDVKRISSTHCRHKTIKRGSVYSADKHQNGEGLLGSLTCQWSSDVQASGGSSGMSSEYPSCESVTDEYAGYLIKVLKKEGGNRELILDQYATRLAYRSIKSGLAHAARKIKQRSPLRLHSSRRLHNDPSPEVSQISISMSPHTAVTDGKDGSSCESLPCACQDSQDLSSNEYVELVSFAESLAYNITCDVTRKLRMSSVRMPKSLTDSCLYRKSTVEDVPENLIKGTFSCSPLPFAEANRLYHSTSSLNDGKSNSGVMQVIEHYARKIVDDTLEMTLGPACVQAAGDRRALEPNSFTEKLAEACETCRYCQGRDCLFCSRDGRRGFQGLKIRRQQESGAVTGLDIPRIHIDLEKRTAFAEEMVSSAIEKAKKELSCTSLNADSGIGHDGASFAESLTTEIMTSALSNACQTINLGTPRKEGGNVTESTVSQQLSLSVGDDSLGSWSNLSFEEDHPDESSSFHHLSDSSNGNSSSWSSLGLEGEVYEEHLSFSPSDSDCPEEKEAEAKEESAGAVRVEREHGQALLVVSTDVQGRAVDPQLMAVLQWIAASVADLSMMQLSQFAAQEVQQLPVVAQRLREREFRVGDLLQALLRYIEEEEPESGDSTHNHKSLFQWLLEHA comes from the exons ATGGACGCCTGTGCACGGATCAGAGGTATCCCAATAAAGAGCCGTGCCACCATGAAGAAAGAG ACCATCCGTGAGGGCTCAAACCCGTGCCTGAAGAGTTTGTTGAAACACAAAAAGGAGCTGTGCAATGTGGTAGTGGAGCTGCATAATAAAGAACCGCAGTGTCTGTCAGAA GTACATTATGTTTGCTTACCTAGTCATGCTGAGGGAGAGGACTTCACTCTACAG GCTCTGACGTCACTTTCTACTGAAATGATGGAGTTGCTTAGGTCACTACATGTACATAATCTTAAAGATGAAGAGATTCTACTTCTCAAAGATCCTAAAAGACCTTTTGAGAGAAAAGACAGTGTTTCTCAG GCCTGTTCAAGAGCCTTGTGTATACTGAGGCATAGTCCCACCTCTCAAACTAATGTTTGCACCATGCTGGGGTTGTTGGCTCGGTACAGCGCTGGAATAAGGTATGCCCTGGAGTTACAGGTTCTGCACAGAGGCAATTCAGAATCATGTCAGGCTGAGGATGATGACACCAATCAGTCTGTCTCTTCTATCGAAGAGGACTTTGTTACAGCTCTTGAGCATCTCGAAGAAGATGACACAG GTTCTCATGGTCACAGGAACCAAAGGGATGTGGCATCCCAGACAGTCCCCTCTCATTTGAAAGACCTAACTGGATCTCACATAATTTTAAGTTCCATTCCCAAGAAGTCATCGCGCAGAGAAAAGGCTCAGGCAAAAGTGTCAGAAACCGTTATAAAGTCAATAGCATTTCAAAGAAATTCAGAGAGCCCATGTGTACTTGGCAGTCCGCCAAAAGGACGTGCTACTGCCACGTCCCTTACTGAGTCAGATGATTCAGATTGCTCAAGTCCCAGCCCAATTATATTCTTGGATGAAGTTGGATATCAGAAGAGTCTAAAAGCAAAACTTGACATCCCCAAGATCCCTGTTTTAAAGGATGGAGTAGAAGACTCTGACTCAGAAGTTAGTGAATTTTTCGACAGCTTTGATCAGTTTGATGAACTAGACCAGTCTTTTGATTCCATTGTCAAGGCTCATAAAGAACACCCTGGTCAAACAGAGAAGCATGTTGACAAGTCTGGATGTAAATTCGTATCAAGGGGGTGCTCAACCACAGGAATGAACCCTCACAAGTTTGATCATAGGACTCTTCCAGCCAATGTCAAGAAACCAACCCCACTTAAACCAGGATCACCCTATAGTATTCAGTCTGACTCACCAGAATCCCCACGGCTGGCAAGGACTCCCTGCGAGGAAAGCGGGCCACTCTTCAGCCCAGTTCGTTCATCTGCATTTAGCCCACTGGGAGAAGGAGGGTCCTTAGAGTATTTTTGGAAGGGGGACAGTGAGGGTTCAGAATTACGTAAACCACAGGACCTTTGCTCGCTGTACAAAACGTACTCTGATTTTGCCAACAGTTTGTCAAAAGAAATCCTTGGATCAGTTTGTGGGTACTCCTCCCCTGTtgattttaacattaataaaaaccTGAGCTGTGTGTGTCATAAGGAGTTCCAAAATACTAATGGACATCTCATGAAGCTTTCAGACATCCAGGAGACAGTCACCATCACCAAATCCCAGTCACAGTCTCTTAAGGATGGGATTCAGAAATTTGCTACAGACTTGGTTGAAAGGAGCCTTGGCAGTGCCTTAAGGGACTTGCAGAAAGGTGTGTCCTCCTGTACCACTACGCTTTGCCATATGGCTGCAAGGTTGACTTCTTCAGTTTTTCAAATGGCCTTTCATGAGATAGGTATGCGCCATGCATATGTGTTAAAAGAGCGTGCCATAAATGGTCTAGCCAATTTCTTAGTAGGGGAGGCAATTTCTGGAGCCCTCAAAGAGTTCTTGTTTGTGAAAAAGCAGATTTTTAATAACACTGTCACACGATTTGCTGCAGATCTGGCCGAGGAATTAGTGTTTGAAGGAATTATGGAGGTATGCCAGTTTTCACATCCCTCAACACCACTCACACCAAGTGACTGGTCATTTGAGCAAGAGGAGGAAGTGGTTTCATCCTATGCCTCCGATCTCTCTGAGTCTGTTTTGCAAGAGGCTTTTATAGAGCTCTCTCAAGCTGATGTGACTTTTACTACACAGGCAGCTATCAGTGTGTCAGTAGACAACATTTGCTATGTGAGTGCTGAAGATAGTTCTCATATTACAAAAACCTGCAGTTCTCAATCTAGCTATCTTGGATCACAGATTGTCACAGAGGTTGCAAATCAAGAGCAGGGTGGTTGCACAGTTAAGAAAGCCTTGTATTGTGTGTCAGGTATGGCCAGTTGTGTTCCAGTTCCTGTGGCTGGCAAGGTCATATCTCATGTACACAGCTCAGATGAACCTTCTCAGTATAAACACAGTATTGATCATGTATGTCAGACCAGCCCTAAAAGAACCATATGTTGCCAAGGGGAGGCAGCATCCTCAAGCTCAGATATCTCTGCTACAACTCAGACTGAAACTTCCCCAGGTCCTGCAAGAATCCAAAATGCCAGTGTTGAGGAAATTGTTAGCAGTCCATCCACTGAAAATGATTCCAGCAAACCCTCAATTGGAAAGACTTTTCAAAACTTCTCTGGGAATATGGTGGACACAATAGTAGGTGAGGCATTCGATCTTATGCATTCCTCAAcaaaagtgaaaaagaaagttgaggactGTGCAGACTTTTTGAACAAAACAATAGCAGCTCGTATATCCACTCCAACCCATGGAGTTGTCAAATTAAATGATGTATCAGGTCAAAAAGGTTGCCATCAGACTCCCTTTCACTTGACATCAAAAGGCTCTTGTGACACATCCTCGAGAACTGTTCGTCCGGTCTCCAAGCTTACCCCAGAGGTCCGCTCTGTAGCGAGAAGGGACGTATTGGAGGTGCCAAGTTTTGAGTTTCACTCATGTGGTGGTAGAAGAGCAGCTGCTGAAGACTCATTAAGCAGCAACTCTGGATCAAAATCAGTTGAAATCCCAAGCACTCCACCCTCGAGTCCTCAACAGCCATCTGATGAGCACAGTGAGAAACAGATTAGACAGTTCTCAAAGAAGCTCAAAGGAACACTTGCAAAAGAATTTTCTCCTGCAACTCCTCCACCCACCCCGTATTACCCGCCTGTTACAGATGTCAAAGAAAAAGGTTCTGTTTCTGACAAGGCTGATTTCATGCTGAAACTCATTAGGTCTCTCTCTGAAGAAGCAGTCAGTAATGAAGATGAGGAGGAAGACCAAGAAGATGGTCCTCACACTAGAAACTCCCAGGAAAAGATGAGTCCCAGTGTCAGGAGTAGAATGATTGAGAGGAGTGCCCTCCATTATGCAGAGCGTTTAGCATGCCACATTGTGTCCATGGCAACTGAGATGGACACACTCAGCCTCGGAGATGTGAAAAAGCCTGTGGGTGATGAGAGCAAAGACAGTATTGCCTTGCATAGTGCACAGTTTTCAGAGCAGACTTTGAATTCTTTGTGGACGTATGCTGGAGAAGTGGCTGGAGAAGTCATCAATGATGTCAAAAGGATAAGTTCAACCCATTGTCGTCACAAAACGATAAAAAGAGGATCTGTGTATTCTGCAgacaagcatcagaatggagaaggcCTTTTAGGAAGTTTGACTTGTCAATGGTCTAGTGATGTTCAAGCAAGTGGCGGTTCAAGTGGAATGTCATCAGAATATCCGAGTTGTGAGAGTGTGACTGACGAATATGCAGGTTACCTCATTAAGGTGCTCAAGAAGGAGGGAGGCAACAGAGAGCTTATATTGGATCAGTATGCCACACGTTTGGCATATCGATCAATTAAGTCTGGCTTGGCTCATGCAGCAAGGAAAATAAAGCAGAGGTCTCCTTTGAGGCTTCACTCCTCTCGTCGATTACACAATGATCCCAGTCCTGAGGTTTCTCAGATTTCCATATCTATGTCACCCCACACTGCAGTAACTGATGGCAAAGATGGGTCCTCCTGTGAATCTCTGCCATGTGCCTGTCAAGATAGTCAAGACTTGAGCAGTAACGAATATGTTGAACTTGTGAGCTTTGCAGAGTCGCTGGCCTACAACATCACATGTGATGTCACGAGAAAGCTGAGAATGTCGTCAGTTAGAATGCCTAAATCGCTCACTGATTCTTGCCTCTACAGGAAATCTACTGTTGAGGACGTGCCTGAAAATCTCATCAAGGGTACATTTTCATGCTCCCCTTTACCTTTCGCTGAAGCAAACAGGCTGTATCACAGTACGAGCAGTTTGAATGATGGTAAAAGCAACAGCGGTGTCATGCAAGTGATTGAACATTATGCCAGGAAAATTGTTGATGACACTTTGGAAATGACACTGGGGCCGGCATGTGTTCAGGCAGCGGGGGACAGGAGAGCACTTGAACCCAATTCCTTTACAGAAAAACTGGCTGAGGCATGTGAAACCTGTCGATATTGCCAAGGTCGAGATTGCTTGTTTTGCAGTCGAGATGGACGTCGCGGTTTTCAGGGTCTGAAAATAAGAAGGCAACAAGAGTCTGGTGCAGTGACTGGTTTGGATATTCCTAGAATTCACATTGATTTGGAGAAAAGAACTGCTTTTGCTGAAGAAATGGTATCCAGTGCTATTGAGAAAGCCAAGAAGGAACTGAGCTGCACCAGCCTGAATGCTGACAGTGGGATTGGTCATGATGGCGCAAGCTTTGCAGAAAGTCTCACCACAGAGATTATGACATCCGCATTGTCCAATGCCTGCCAAACCATCAATCTCGG GACTCCTAGAAAAGAGGGTGGCAATGTGACGGAGTCAACAGTGAGTCAGCAGCTCAGTTTGAGTGTTGGAGATGATAGTCTTGGGAGCTGGTCCAATCTGAGTTTTGAAGAAGACCACCCAGATGAGAGCAGTAGCTTTCACCATCTAAGTGACAG CAGTAATGGAAACAGCAGTAGCTGGAGCAGTCTGGGTTTAGAAGGCGAGGTTTATGAGGAACATTTGTCCTTTTCTCCATCAGACAG CGACTGCCCTGAAGAGAAGGAAGCAGAAGCCAAAGAGGAATCAGCCG
- the akap11 gene encoding A-kinase anchor protein 11 isoform X3 — MDACARIRGIPIKSRATMKKETIREGSNPCLKSLLKHKKELCNVVVELHNKEPQCLSEVHYVCLPSHAEGEDFTLQALTSLSTEMMELLRSLHVHNLKDEEILLLKDPKRPFERKDSVSQACSRALCILRHSPTSQTNVCTMLGLLARYSAGIRYALELQVLHRGNSESCQAEDDDTNQSVSSIEEDFVTALEHLEEDDTGSHGHRNQRDVASQTVPSHLKDLTGSHIILSSIPKKSSRREKAQAKVSETVIKSIAFQRNSESPCVLGSPPKGRATATSLTESDDSDCSSPSPIIFLDEVGYQKSLKAKLDIPKIPVLKDGVEDSDSEVSEFFDSFDQFDELDQSFDSIVKAHKEHPGQTEKHVDKSGCKFVSRGCSTTGMNPHKFDHRTLPANVKKPTPLKPGSPYSIQSDSPESPRLARTPCEESGPLFSPVRSSAFSPLGEGGSLEYFWKGDSEGSELRKPQDLCSLYKTYSDFANSLSKEILGSVCGYSSPVDFNINKNLSCVCHKEFQNTNGHLMKLSDIQETVTITKSQSQSLKDGIQKFATDLVERSLGSALRDLQKGVSSCTTTLCHMAARLTSSVFQMAFHEIGMRHAYVLKERAINGLANFLVGEAISGALKEFLFVKKQIFNNTVTRFAADLAEELVFEGIMEVCQFSHPSTPLTPSDWSFEQEEEVVSSYASDLSESVLQEAFIELSQADVTFTTQAAISVSVDNICYVSAEDSSHITKTCSSQSSYLGSQIVTEVANQEQGGCTVKKALYCVSGMASCVPVPVAGKVISHVHSSDEPSQYKHSIDHVCQTSPKRTICCQGEAASSSSDISATTQTETSPGPARIQNASVEEIVSSPSTENDSSKPSIGKTFQNFSGNMVDTIVGEAFDLMHSSTKVKKKVEDCADFLNKTIAARISTPTHGVVKLNDVSGQKGCHQTPFHLTSKGSCDTSSRTVRPVSKLTPEVRSVARRDVLEVPSFEFHSCGGRRAAAEDSLSSNSGSKSVEIPSTPPSSPQQPSDEHSEKQIRQFSKKLKGTLAKEFSPATPPPTPYYPPVTDVKEKGSVSDKADFMLKLIRSLSEEAVSNEDEEEDQEDGPHTRNSQEKMSPSVRSRMIERSALHYAERLACHIVSMATEMDTLSLGDVKKPVGDESKDSIALHSAQFSEQTLNSLWTYAGEVAGEVINDVKRISSTHCRHKTIKRGSVYSADKHQNGEGLLGSLTCQWSSDVQASGGSSGMSSEYPSCESVTDEYAGYLIKVLKKEGGNRELILDQYATRLAYRSIKSGLAHAARKIKQRSPLRLHSSRRLHNDPSPEVSQISISMSPHTAVTDGKDGSSCESLPCACQDSQDLSSNEYVELVSFAESLAYNITCDVTRKLRMSSVRMPKSLTDSCLYRKSTVEDVPENLIKGTFSCSPLPFAEANRLYHSTSSLNDGKSNSGVMQVIEHYARKIVDDTLEMTLGPACVQAAGDRRALEPNSFTEKLAEACETCRYCQGRDCLFCSRDGRRGFQGLKIRRQQESGAVTGLDIPRIHIDLEKRTAFAEEMVSSAIEKAKKELSCTSLNADSGIGHDGASFAESLTTEIMTSALSNACQTINLGTPRKEGGNVTESTVSQQLSLSVGDDSLGSWSNLSFEEDHPDESSSFHHLSDSNGNSSSWSSLGLEGEVYEEHLSFSPSDSDCPEEKEAEAKEESAGAVRVEREHGQALLVVSTDVQGRAVDPQLMAVLQWIAASVADLSMMQLSQFAAQEVQQLPVVAQRLREREFRVGDLLQALLRYIEEEEPESGDSTHNHKSLFQWLLEHA, encoded by the exons ATGGACGCCTGTGCACGGATCAGAGGTATCCCAATAAAGAGCCGTGCCACCATGAAGAAAGAG ACCATCCGTGAGGGCTCAAACCCGTGCCTGAAGAGTTTGTTGAAACACAAAAAGGAGCTGTGCAATGTGGTAGTGGAGCTGCATAATAAAGAACCGCAGTGTCTGTCAGAA GTACATTATGTTTGCTTACCTAGTCATGCTGAGGGAGAGGACTTCACTCTACAG GCTCTGACGTCACTTTCTACTGAAATGATGGAGTTGCTTAGGTCACTACATGTACATAATCTTAAAGATGAAGAGATTCTACTTCTCAAAGATCCTAAAAGACCTTTTGAGAGAAAAGACAGTGTTTCTCAG GCCTGTTCAAGAGCCTTGTGTATACTGAGGCATAGTCCCACCTCTCAAACTAATGTTTGCACCATGCTGGGGTTGTTGGCTCGGTACAGCGCTGGAATAAGGTATGCCCTGGAGTTACAGGTTCTGCACAGAGGCAATTCAGAATCATGTCAGGCTGAGGATGATGACACCAATCAGTCTGTCTCTTCTATCGAAGAGGACTTTGTTACAGCTCTTGAGCATCTCGAAGAAGATGACACAG GTTCTCATGGTCACAGGAACCAAAGGGATGTGGCATCCCAGACAGTCCCCTCTCATTTGAAAGACCTAACTGGATCTCACATAATTTTAAGTTCCATTCCCAAGAAGTCATCGCGCAGAGAAAAGGCTCAGGCAAAAGTGTCAGAAACCGTTATAAAGTCAATAGCATTTCAAAGAAATTCAGAGAGCCCATGTGTACTTGGCAGTCCGCCAAAAGGACGTGCTACTGCCACGTCCCTTACTGAGTCAGATGATTCAGATTGCTCAAGTCCCAGCCCAATTATATTCTTGGATGAAGTTGGATATCAGAAGAGTCTAAAAGCAAAACTTGACATCCCCAAGATCCCTGTTTTAAAGGATGGAGTAGAAGACTCTGACTCAGAAGTTAGTGAATTTTTCGACAGCTTTGATCAGTTTGATGAACTAGACCAGTCTTTTGATTCCATTGTCAAGGCTCATAAAGAACACCCTGGTCAAACAGAGAAGCATGTTGACAAGTCTGGATGTAAATTCGTATCAAGGGGGTGCTCAACCACAGGAATGAACCCTCACAAGTTTGATCATAGGACTCTTCCAGCCAATGTCAAGAAACCAACCCCACTTAAACCAGGATCACCCTATAGTATTCAGTCTGACTCACCAGAATCCCCACGGCTGGCAAGGACTCCCTGCGAGGAAAGCGGGCCACTCTTCAGCCCAGTTCGTTCATCTGCATTTAGCCCACTGGGAGAAGGAGGGTCCTTAGAGTATTTTTGGAAGGGGGACAGTGAGGGTTCAGAATTACGTAAACCACAGGACCTTTGCTCGCTGTACAAAACGTACTCTGATTTTGCCAACAGTTTGTCAAAAGAAATCCTTGGATCAGTTTGTGGGTACTCCTCCCCTGTtgattttaacattaataaaaaccTGAGCTGTGTGTGTCATAAGGAGTTCCAAAATACTAATGGACATCTCATGAAGCTTTCAGACATCCAGGAGACAGTCACCATCACCAAATCCCAGTCACAGTCTCTTAAGGATGGGATTCAGAAATTTGCTACAGACTTGGTTGAAAGGAGCCTTGGCAGTGCCTTAAGGGACTTGCAGAAAGGTGTGTCCTCCTGTACCACTACGCTTTGCCATATGGCTGCAAGGTTGACTTCTTCAGTTTTTCAAATGGCCTTTCATGAGATAGGTATGCGCCATGCATATGTGTTAAAAGAGCGTGCCATAAATGGTCTAGCCAATTTCTTAGTAGGGGAGGCAATTTCTGGAGCCCTCAAAGAGTTCTTGTTTGTGAAAAAGCAGATTTTTAATAACACTGTCACACGATTTGCTGCAGATCTGGCCGAGGAATTAGTGTTTGAAGGAATTATGGAGGTATGCCAGTTTTCACATCCCTCAACACCACTCACACCAAGTGACTGGTCATTTGAGCAAGAGGAGGAAGTGGTTTCATCCTATGCCTCCGATCTCTCTGAGTCTGTTTTGCAAGAGGCTTTTATAGAGCTCTCTCAAGCTGATGTGACTTTTACTACACAGGCAGCTATCAGTGTGTCAGTAGACAACATTTGCTATGTGAGTGCTGAAGATAGTTCTCATATTACAAAAACCTGCAGTTCTCAATCTAGCTATCTTGGATCACAGATTGTCACAGAGGTTGCAAATCAAGAGCAGGGTGGTTGCACAGTTAAGAAAGCCTTGTATTGTGTGTCAGGTATGGCCAGTTGTGTTCCAGTTCCTGTGGCTGGCAAGGTCATATCTCATGTACACAGCTCAGATGAACCTTCTCAGTATAAACACAGTATTGATCATGTATGTCAGACCAGCCCTAAAAGAACCATATGTTGCCAAGGGGAGGCAGCATCCTCAAGCTCAGATATCTCTGCTACAACTCAGACTGAAACTTCCCCAGGTCCTGCAAGAATCCAAAATGCCAGTGTTGAGGAAATTGTTAGCAGTCCATCCACTGAAAATGATTCCAGCAAACCCTCAATTGGAAAGACTTTTCAAAACTTCTCTGGGAATATGGTGGACACAATAGTAGGTGAGGCATTCGATCTTATGCATTCCTCAAcaaaagtgaaaaagaaagttgaggactGTGCAGACTTTTTGAACAAAACAATAGCAGCTCGTATATCCACTCCAACCCATGGAGTTGTCAAATTAAATGATGTATCAGGTCAAAAAGGTTGCCATCAGACTCCCTTTCACTTGACATCAAAAGGCTCTTGTGACACATCCTCGAGAACTGTTCGTCCGGTCTCCAAGCTTACCCCAGAGGTCCGCTCTGTAGCGAGAAGGGACGTATTGGAGGTGCCAAGTTTTGAGTTTCACTCATGTGGTGGTAGAAGAGCAGCTGCTGAAGACTCATTAAGCAGCAACTCTGGATCAAAATCAGTTGAAATCCCAAGCACTCCACCCTCGAGTCCTCAACAGCCATCTGATGAGCACAGTGAGAAACAGATTAGACAGTTCTCAAAGAAGCTCAAAGGAACACTTGCAAAAGAATTTTCTCCTGCAACTCCTCCACCCACCCCGTATTACCCGCCTGTTACAGATGTCAAAGAAAAAGGTTCTGTTTCTGACAAGGCTGATTTCATGCTGAAACTCATTAGGTCTCTCTCTGAAGAAGCAGTCAGTAATGAAGATGAGGAGGAAGACCAAGAAGATGGTCCTCACACTAGAAACTCCCAGGAAAAGATGAGTCCCAGTGTCAGGAGTAGAATGATTGAGAGGAGTGCCCTCCATTATGCAGAGCGTTTAGCATGCCACATTGTGTCCATGGCAACTGAGATGGACACACTCAGCCTCGGAGATGTGAAAAAGCCTGTGGGTGATGAGAGCAAAGACAGTATTGCCTTGCATAGTGCACAGTTTTCAGAGCAGACTTTGAATTCTTTGTGGACGTATGCTGGAGAAGTGGCTGGAGAAGTCATCAATGATGTCAAAAGGATAAGTTCAACCCATTGTCGTCACAAAACGATAAAAAGAGGATCTGTGTATTCTGCAgacaagcatcagaatggagaaggcCTTTTAGGAAGTTTGACTTGTCAATGGTCTAGTGATGTTCAAGCAAGTGGCGGTTCAAGTGGAATGTCATCAGAATATCCGAGTTGTGAGAGTGTGACTGACGAATATGCAGGTTACCTCATTAAGGTGCTCAAGAAGGAGGGAGGCAACAGAGAGCTTATATTGGATCAGTATGCCACACGTTTGGCATATCGATCAATTAAGTCTGGCTTGGCTCATGCAGCAAGGAAAATAAAGCAGAGGTCTCCTTTGAGGCTTCACTCCTCTCGTCGATTACACAATGATCCCAGTCCTGAGGTTTCTCAGATTTCCATATCTATGTCACCCCACACTGCAGTAACTGATGGCAAAGATGGGTCCTCCTGTGAATCTCTGCCATGTGCCTGTCAAGATAGTCAAGACTTGAGCAGTAACGAATATGTTGAACTTGTGAGCTTTGCAGAGTCGCTGGCCTACAACATCACATGTGATGTCACGAGAAAGCTGAGAATGTCGTCAGTTAGAATGCCTAAATCGCTCACTGATTCTTGCCTCTACAGGAAATCTACTGTTGAGGACGTGCCTGAAAATCTCATCAAGGGTACATTTTCATGCTCCCCTTTACCTTTCGCTGAAGCAAACAGGCTGTATCACAGTACGAGCAGTTTGAATGATGGTAAAAGCAACAGCGGTGTCATGCAAGTGATTGAACATTATGCCAGGAAAATTGTTGATGACACTTTGGAAATGACACTGGGGCCGGCATGTGTTCAGGCAGCGGGGGACAGGAGAGCACTTGAACCCAATTCCTTTACAGAAAAACTGGCTGAGGCATGTGAAACCTGTCGATATTGCCAAGGTCGAGATTGCTTGTTTTGCAGTCGAGATGGACGTCGCGGTTTTCAGGGTCTGAAAATAAGAAGGCAACAAGAGTCTGGTGCAGTGACTGGTTTGGATATTCCTAGAATTCACATTGATTTGGAGAAAAGAACTGCTTTTGCTGAAGAAATGGTATCCAGTGCTATTGAGAAAGCCAAGAAGGAACTGAGCTGCACCAGCCTGAATGCTGACAGTGGGATTGGTCATGATGGCGCAAGCTTTGCAGAAAGTCTCACCACAGAGATTATGACATCCGCATTGTCCAATGCCTGCCAAACCATCAATCTCGG GACTCCTAGAAAAGAGGGTGGCAATGTGACGGAGTCAACAGTGAGTCAGCAGCTCAGTTTGAGTGTTGGAGATGATAGTCTTGGGAGCTGGTCCAATCTGAGTTTTGAAGAAGACCACCCAGATGAGAGCAGTAGCTTTCACCATCTAAGTGACAG TAATGGAAACAGCAGTAGCTGGAGCAGTCTGGGTTTAGAAGGCGAGGTTTATGAGGAACATTTGTCCTTTTCTCCATCAGACAG CGACTGCCCTGAAGAGAAGGAAGCAGAAGCCAAAGAGGAATCAGCCG